A genomic window from Quercus lobata isolate SW786 chromosome 10, ValleyOak3.0 Primary Assembly, whole genome shotgun sequence includes:
- the LOC115963508 gene encoding diacylglycerol kinase 2 has translation MDIRFTMIDLRNSLAWLLICSDAYGPFIFKWLVTGSFGLLAVIYAFLKWQKRKSLKWVEAAAKAKKKVWKNLKVPLSHHMWIEDFADGEQPSMCCVCLNSLVSPQNLGTKASSQTLVHRCSVCGVAAHFYCSQLTENDCKCVAQAGLNHVRHHWSERWGDMDDNPEMSAFCFYCDEPCGVPFLDASPTWHCLWCQRLIHVKCHTKMAKEYGDVCDLGPLRRIILSPLCVKEVIEEKTEGGVLSAIAKEIISSSVHSRMRRRNHRSKDGNVRSVKLQDASVTDTAVGKVLNGLAGLKRSGGDFNIDLKKSGNAVSVKGIRNGSIQRKNGTATCCQIKRYQLVDLPQDARPLLVFINARSGGQHGPTLQRRLNMLLNPVQIFELSASQGPEVGLDLFKNVQYFRVLVCGGDGTVSWVLDAIEKYNFESPPPVAILPLGTGNDLSRVLQWGRGFSTVNGQGGLTTLLQDINHAAVTMLDRWKVDIREENGEGNPDKVQSKFMMNYLGIGCDAKVAYEFHVTREINPEKFCSQFVNKLRYAKEGARDIMDRTCADLPWQVWLEVDGKDIEIPEDSEGLIVLNIGSYMGGVDLWQNDNEHDDDFHLQTMHDKLLEVVCVCGAWHLGKLQVGLSQARRLAQGKVIRIHASSPFPVQIDGEPFIKQPGCLEISHHDQVFMLRRASEEPRGHPAAIMAEVLLEAECKGIINASQKKVLLQEMALHLS, from the exons ATGGATATTAGGTTCACCATGATTGATTTGAGAAATTCACTTGCATGGTTGCTGATTTGCTCCGATGCTTATGGtccatttattttcaaatggCTGGTAACTGGATCATTTGGGCTTCTAGCTGTCATATATGCATTTCTTAAGTGGCAAAAAAGGAAATCTctaaaatgggttgaagctgctgccaaagcaaagaaaaaagtCTGGAAGAATCTAAAGGTTCCTCTATCACATCATATGTGGATAGAAGATTTTGCTGACGGTGAACAGCCATCCATGTGCTGTGTTTGCTTGAATTCCTTGGTGTCTCctcaaaatttaggtacaaaaGCCTCATCACAAACCCTTGTTCATCGTTGCTCTGTTTGTGGTGTAGCAGCTCATTTCTATTGTTCTCAGTTAACAGAAAATGATTGTAAGTGTGTGGCACAAGCTGGTCTTAACCATGTTCGTCACCACTGGTCAGAAAGATGGGGTGATATGGATGATAATCCTGAGATGTCTGCTTTCTGTTTTTACTGCGATGAACCTTGTGGTGTTCCTTTTCTTGATGCATCTCCTACATGGCATTGCTTATGGTGCCAACGCCTTATTCATGTCAAATGTCACACTAAAATGGCGAAAGAATATGGTGATGTTTGTGATCTGGGTCCTCTTAGAAGGATTATTCTTTCTCCACTCTGTGTGAAAGAAGTtattgaagaaaaaactgaAGGTGGAGTGCTAAGTGCTATAGCCAAGgaaattatatcttcttctGTTCACAGCCGGATGAGAAGAAGGAACCACCGTAGCAAAGATGGAAATGTTCGTTCTGTAAAGTTGCAAGATGCCTCAGTGACTGATACAGCTGTTGGAAAAGTGCTTAATGGCCTTGCTGGTTTGAAGAGATCTGGTGGTGATTTCAATATTGATTTAAAGAAGAGTGGCAATGCAGTTAGTGTAAAGGGTATCCGTAATGGGtcaatacaaagaaaaaatggaACTGCTACCTGTTGTCAAATCAAAAGATATCAACTGGTTGATTTGCCACAGGATGCAAGACCTCTTTTGGTCTTTATAAATGCCAGGAGTGGAGGTCAACATGGGCCTACTCTTCAGAGGAGACTGAACATGCTATTAAACCCTGTACAG ATTTTTGAATTGAGTGCATCTCAGGGCCCGGAGGTGGGGTTAGATTTGTTCAAAAATGTgcaatattttagggttttggtcTGTGGTGGAGATGGCACCGTTTCATGGGTTCTTGATGCAATCGAGAAGTACAATTTTGAATCACCTCCACCTGTTGCTATTCTTCCGCTTGGTACAGGAAATGATTTGTCAAGGGTACTGCAATGGGGAAGAGGTTTCTCTACAGTTAATGGACAAGGTGGCTTGACCACACTTTTGCAGGACATAAATCATGCTGCAGTTACAATGCTAGATCGTTGGAAAGTCGATATAAGAGAGGAAAATGGAGAAGGCAATCCTGATAAAGTACAATCAAAGTTCATGATGAACTATTTAG gtATTGGGTGTGATGCGAAGGTTGCATATGAATTTCATGTTACTCGGGAGATAAATCCTGAAAAGTTTTGTAGTCAG tTTGTGAATAAATTACGATATGCCAAAGAAGGTGCCAGGGATATAATGGATAGAACTTGTGCTGACTTACCATGGCAAGTTTGGCTAGAAGTTGACGGGAAAGACATTGAGATTCCAGAG GATTCTGAGGGTTTAATTGTCCTCAACATTGGCAGTTATATGGGTGGAGTAGATCTTTGGCAAAATGACAACGAGCATGATGATGATTTTCATCTGCAGACCATGCATGATAAATTGCTTGAGGTTGTATGTGTTTGTGGAGCATGGCACCTTGGCAAACTTCAG GTTGGACTTTCCCAAGCCAGAAGATTAGCTCAAGGGAAAGTCATAAGAATACATGCTTCAAGTCCTTTCCCAGTTCAAATAGATGGGGAGCCATTCATTAAACAACCTGGCTGCTTAGAAATATCACACCATGATCAG GTGTTCATGTTAAGGAGGGCCTCTGAGGAGCCTAGAGGGCATCCAGCTGCAATTATGGCAGAGGTGTTACTGGAAGCTGAGTGCAAAGGCATCATCAATGCATCTCAGAAGAAAGTTCTTCTCCAGGAGATGGCCCTCCATCTCTCTTGA